The following are encoded together in the Daucus carota subsp. sativus chromosome 5, DH1 v3.0, whole genome shotgun sequence genome:
- the LOC108223680 gene encoding plasmodesmata-located protein 3 isoform X2, which produces MGFVKSQNSIFFLVLLILVEFSWSDDTTNFIYKGCANQRFQDPTGVYSQNLKTLFTALISQSTSAKFYKTTSGQGQSAISGLFQCRGDLSNADCNRCVSNAHQLFDKMCGPAVAARIHLSGCYMRYEISGFKLAGATDLLYKVCGATRVRGSGFDQKLGSALGQVEKGVTGGTGFYTGVYENVYVLGQCEGDLVGGDCVECVQSAEQKAKSDCGDYVSGQIFLQQCYVTYSYRPDGVPGTLPSERSKGKGSGQNTQKTVAIVVGGLVGSGLFIACLLVLKSAFKKKREVKY; this is translated from the exons ATGGGTTTCGTAAAGTCTCAAAATTCAATCTTTTTTCTTGTGTTGTTGATACTTGTTGAGTTTTCTTGGTCAGATGACACCACAAATTTCATTTACAAAGGCTGTGCAAACCAGAGATTTCAGGACCCAACTGGGGTTTATTCACAAAATCTCAAAACTCTTTTTACGGCTTTGATTTCGCAGTCAACTTCGGCTAAATTCTACAAGACTACTTCTGGGCAGGGCCAATCAGCCATTTCTGGGCTGTTTCAGTGCAGAGGAGACCTCAGTAATGCTGATTGTAACAGATGCGTGAGTAATGCACACCAgctgtttgataaaatgtgtGGCCCAGCTGTAGCTGCAAGAATTCATCTTTCTGGGTGTTATATGAGGTATGAGATTTCTGGGTTTAAGCTAGCTGGAGCTACTGACTTGTTGTATAAGGTTTGTGGGGCGACCCGGGTTCGTGGGTCGGGTTTTGATCAGAAGTTGGGTTCTGCTCTTGGGCAGGTTGAGAAGGGTGTGACCGGTGGGACTGGGTTTTATACAGGTGTTTATGAGAATGTTTATGTGTTGGGTCAGTGTGAAGGTGATTTAGTAGGCGGGGATTGTGTGGAATGTGTGCAAAGTGCTGAACAGAAAGCTAAGAGTGATTGTGGTGACTATGTTTCGGGTCAAATTTTTCTTCAGCAGTGTTACGTTACCTATTCTTATCGTCCAGATGGAGTTCCCGGAACATTGCCATCAG AAAGAAGTAAAGGGAAAGGCTCGGGGCAGAATACGCAAAAAACAGTGGCTATTGTGGTGGGCGGATTAGTTGGTTCTGGTCTTTTTATTGCTTGTTTGCTGGTTCTTAAATCGGCTTTTAAGAAGAAACGCGAAGTTAAGTATTAG
- the LOC108220527 gene encoding uncharacterized protein LOC108220527 isoform X1 has product MGWSHPDMSLEDLLTLIKGFVDILILASGYQSTGLFAHWDSHNIKNAFQWATFFENLVSRLRCLDDQQDSLKELDVALSEMKSSPLFPQGLEQLSSTTLGRARKFVLEHLIRALPLREAHLRAFITGTIELDLDDIHSTESDPLNIYLDELMLKSAMLDPASKGMSSMQESRTSYPEAIPNLASGCGSDGNLTMLTIHELMRRHSSVICMSSVETGLDVLSKTLAKSNWSEIADMLVTKNLEPPAALVAEVQVIDPDTWNMWRTKNMLYLLDKRTIRVVSGASMIFSAPRVQWLQVLERLDISGEGSDDIFIETVELLLLGCTADRWSTLVDHFMSISYEPLTITRMCNEVHNLLLRRYPNIDADKEVLNSKEKGILGHLDVLLSSQVRQLWKLSPILAAISIPPWSELFKLYVSELESQFKEESFAIRWCKDGKEHKDSGEVAERIWCLYIFHIQGSHRTNEATSS; this is encoded by the exons ATGGGGTGGTCTCATCCAGACATGTCATTGGAAGATCTGTTGACACTCATTAAGGGGTTTGTTGATATCTTGATTTTGGCATCTGGGTATCAATCAACTGGGCTTTTTGCTCACTGGGATTCTCACAATATCAAGAACGCTTTTCAGTGGGCCACTTTCTTTGAAAAT TTGGTTAGTCGGCTGCGGTGCTTAGATGATCAGCAAGACTCCTTGAAGGAGCTTGATGTTGCACTATCCGAGATGAAGTCTAGTCCGCTTTTTCCACAG GGTCTTGAGCAGCTATCATCTACCACTCTTGGAAGAGCAAGGAAGTTTGTCCTAGAACACCTGATTCGAGCGCTACCTCTCAGAGAAGCACATTTAAGAGCTTTTATTACAGGAACTATCGAACTGGACCTTGATGACATTCATAGTACCGAAAGTGATCCCCTGAATATATATCTTGATGAGTTGATGCTAAAAAGCGCAATGTTGGACCCAGCGTCAAAAGGGATGTCTTCCATGCAGGAGTCAAGAACTTCATATCCAGAAGCTATACCCAATCTGGCATCTGGATGTGGATCTGATGGTAATCTTACGATGCTTACAATCCATGAGCTCATGAGAAGGCATTCATCAGTGATCTGcatgtcatcagttgaaacagGCTTGGATGTTCTGTCTAAGACCTTAGCCAAGAGCAACTGGAGTGAGATCGCTGATATGTTAGTCACAAAGAATTTAGAACCACCAGCAGCGCTAGT GGCTGAGGTACAAGTTATCGACCCTGACACATGGAATATGTGGAGAACCAAAAATATGTTGTATTTGCTGGATAAGAGGACTATAAGAGTAGTCTCTGGCGCCTCTATGATATTTTCTGCCCCTAGAGTTCAATGGTTGCAGGTGTTAGAACGACTAGATATATCAGGAGAAGGAAGTGATGACATATTTATTGAAACAGTT GAACTCTTGTTATTGGGGTGTACTGCTGACAGATGGAGTACATTGGTTGACCATTTTATGTCAATAAGTTATGAACCTCTTACCATCACAAGGATGTGCAATGAAGTGCACAACTTACTCTTGCGAAGATATCCAAACATAGATGCTGACAAGGAAGTATTGAATTCAAAG GAGAAAGGTATTCTTGGGCATCTGGATGTTCTGTTGAGCAGTCAAGTTCGTCAGTTATGGAAGCTATCACCTATTCTAGCAGCAATATCTATCCCTCCCTG GTCAGAGTTGTTCAAGTTGTATGTAAGTGAATTAGAGAGTCAGTTCAAAGAAGAATCTTTTGCAATCAG ATGGTGTAAAGACGGCAAGGAGCACAAAGATT CAGGTGAGGTTGCTGAGAGAATTTGGTGCCTTTACATCTTTCACATCCAGGGCTCCCACAGAACGAATGAAGCTACTAGCAGTTGA
- the LOC108223456 gene encoding protein PHOSPHATE STARVATION RESPONSE 1 codes for MEARPGLAFQRSGARSLNNHGASGALPSSFPVLSSPRLTDYQEVSMERVVVSNPANVRPVLSSSSGAVGHIFSSSAGFSTDLQYSTSAPHEKHSRKAPFISQSSNPVATMPLNNCDSGVFKSTASSRYTTENNNDSWCTESVRSYLDGPANSPGVNNQINDNNAICVMPSEDFSKTSDWQEWADQLITDDEALPSDWDNILVDTGAGGPEPQQVSSTPINCPVQQPQVHQQYQVNQQLPASSGEICTVTTPSSSAGGSSTKSRMRWTPELHEAFVEAVNKLGGSERATPKGVLKQMKVEGLTIYHVKSHLQKYRTARYKPESTEGTSERKLTPIEELSSLDLKTGIEITEALRLQMEVQKRLHEQLEIQRNLQLRIEEQGKQLQMMFEKQQKSGLGMVKASTVNVDKPEAILHSPAKSEPGTLNPEQQLAVDSLDNATPASGSSSANIKEKQKEPEIEIAKDVAPASGSSSANIKEKQKTPEIEIAKDTTSTVIDESTEQPAKRLKVNE; via the exons ATGGAAGCACGACCTGGTTTAGCCTTCCAGAGATCTGGTGCACGTAGCCTTAATAATCATGGAGCATCGGGAGCTCTACCTTCATCTTTTCCTGTTCTTTCAAGTCCCAGGTTGACAGATTACCAAGAGGTTTCCATGGAAAGAGTAGTTGTATCAAATCCCGCAAATGTTCGGCCTGTGTTGTCTTCCAGCAGTGGGGCTGTTGGTCACATTTTTTCTTCATCTGCTGGATTCTCTACTGATCTTCAGTACTCTACATCTGCACCTCATGAAAAACATTCAAGGAAAGCTCCTTTCATATCTCAGTCATCAAATCCTGTGGCAACTATGCCATTAAATAATTGCGATTCTGGAGTTTTCAAATCCACAGCATCAAGTCGCTATACTACAGAAAACAACAATGATTCCTGGTGTACAGAGTCTGTACGTAGCTACCTTGATGGTCCTGCAAACTCCCCTGGTGTTAATAATCAGATTAATGACAACAATGCTATTTGTGTGATGCCGTCTGAGGATTTCAGCAAGACAAGTGATTGGCAAGAATGGGCTGACCAATTAATTACTGATGATGAAGCATTGCCTTCTGATTGGGATAACATTCTTGTGGATACTGGCGCAGGAGGTCCAGAACCACAG CAAGTGTCCAGTACACCTATCAACTGCCCCGTGCAGCAGCCACAAGTACATCAGCAGTACCAAGTAAATCAACAGCTACCTGCTTCATCTGGAGAGATTTGCACTGTTACCACCCCATCATCCTCGGCTGGAGGCAGTTCCACCAAATCACGTATGCGTTGGACACCAGAACTGCATGAAGCATTTGTTGAGGCAGTCAATAAGCTTGGTGGCAGtgaaa GAGCTACTCCCAAGGGTGTGCTGAAGCAAATGAAAGTTGAAGGTTTGACCATATATCATGTGAAGAGCCATTTGCAG AAATATCGAACTGCAAGATATAAACCAGAGTCAACGGAAG GAACTTCTGAGAGAAAATTAACTCCTATTGAAGAACTTTCATCGCTGGACTTAAAAAC GGGTATTGAGATCACAGAGGCATTACGCTTGCAGATGGAAGTTCAGAAACGGCTGCATGAACAGCTTGAG ATTCAAAGAAATTTACAGCTGCGAATTGAAGAACAAGGAAAACAGCTGCAGATGATGTTTGAGAAGCAACAGAAGTCTGGACTTGGTATGGTAAAGGCATCAACAGTAAATGTGGACAAACCTGAAGCAATTCTGCATTCTCCTGCCAAGAGTGAACCAGGGACCTTAAATCCAGAGCAGCAGCTAGCAGTGGACAGCCTAGATAATGCAACCCCGGCATCAGGTAGCAGTTCTgctaatataaaagaaaagcaGAAGGAACCGGAAATTGAAATCGCTAAAGATGTTGCGCCAGCATCTGGAAGCAGTTCTgctaatataaaagaaaagcaGAAGACACCGGAAATTGAAATTGCTAAAGATACTACGTCAACTGTCATTGACGAGTCAACTGAGCAACCAGCAAAGCGCCTGAAAGTAAATGAATAG
- the LOC108223680 gene encoding plasmodesmata-located protein 2 isoform X1 translates to MGFVKSQNSIFFLVLLILVEFSWSDDTTNFIYKGCANQRFQDPTGVYSQNLKTLFTALISQSTSAKFYKTTSGQGQSAISGLFQCRGDLSNADCNRCVSNAHQLFDKMCGPAVAARIHLSGCYMRYEISGFKLAGATDLLYKVCGATRVRGSGFDQKLGSALGQVEKGVTGGTGFYTGVYENVYVLGQCEGDLVGGDCVECVQSAEQKAKSDCGDYVSGQIFLQQCYVTYSYRPDGVPGTLPSDTERSKGKGSGQNTQKTVAIVVGGLVGSGLFIACLLVLKSAFKKKREVKY, encoded by the exons ATGGGTTTCGTAAAGTCTCAAAATTCAATCTTTTTTCTTGTGTTGTTGATACTTGTTGAGTTTTCTTGGTCAGATGACACCACAAATTTCATTTACAAAGGCTGTGCAAACCAGAGATTTCAGGACCCAACTGGGGTTTATTCACAAAATCTCAAAACTCTTTTTACGGCTTTGATTTCGCAGTCAACTTCGGCTAAATTCTACAAGACTACTTCTGGGCAGGGCCAATCAGCCATTTCTGGGCTGTTTCAGTGCAGAGGAGACCTCAGTAATGCTGATTGTAACAGATGCGTGAGTAATGCACACCAgctgtttgataaaatgtgtGGCCCAGCTGTAGCTGCAAGAATTCATCTTTCTGGGTGTTATATGAGGTATGAGATTTCTGGGTTTAAGCTAGCTGGAGCTACTGACTTGTTGTATAAGGTTTGTGGGGCGACCCGGGTTCGTGGGTCGGGTTTTGATCAGAAGTTGGGTTCTGCTCTTGGGCAGGTTGAGAAGGGTGTGACCGGTGGGACTGGGTTTTATACAGGTGTTTATGAGAATGTTTATGTGTTGGGTCAGTGTGAAGGTGATTTAGTAGGCGGGGATTGTGTGGAATGTGTGCAAAGTGCTGAACAGAAAGCTAAGAGTGATTGTGGTGACTATGTTTCGGGTCAAATTTTTCTTCAGCAGTGTTACGTTACCTATTCTTATCGTCCAGATGGAGTTCCCGGAACATTGCCATCAG ATACAGAAAGAAGTAAAGGGAAAGGCTCGGGGCAGAATACGCAAAAAACAGTGGCTATTGTGGTGGGCGGATTAGTTGGTTCTGGTCTTTTTATTGCTTGTTTGCTGGTTCTTAAATCGGCTTTTAAGAAGAAACGCGAAGTTAAGTATTAG
- the LOC108220527 gene encoding uncharacterized protein LOC108220527 isoform X2, with protein sequence MGWSHPDMSLEDLLTLIKGFVDILILASGYQSTGLFAHWDSHNIKNAFQWATFFENLVSRLRCLDDQQDSLKELDVALSEMKSSPLFPQGLEQLSSTTLGRARKFVLEHLIRALPLREAHLRAFITGTIELDLDDIHSTESDPLNIYLDELMLKSAMLDPASKGMSSMQESRTSYPEAIPNLASGCGSDGNLTMLTIHELMRRHSSVICMSSVETGLDVLSKTLAKSNWSEIADMLVTKNLEPPAALVAEVQVIDPDTWNMWRTKNMLYLLDKRTIRVVSGASMIFSAPRVQWLQVLERLDISGEGSDDIFIETVELLLLGCTADRWSTLVDHFMSISYEPLTITRMCNEVHNLLLRRYPNIDADKEVLNSKEKGILGHLDVLLSSQVRQLWKLSPILAAISIPPWSELFKLYVSELESQFKEESFAIRWCKDGKEHKDCEVAERIWCLYIFHIQGSHRTNEATSS encoded by the exons ATGGGGTGGTCTCATCCAGACATGTCATTGGAAGATCTGTTGACACTCATTAAGGGGTTTGTTGATATCTTGATTTTGGCATCTGGGTATCAATCAACTGGGCTTTTTGCTCACTGGGATTCTCACAATATCAAGAACGCTTTTCAGTGGGCCACTTTCTTTGAAAAT TTGGTTAGTCGGCTGCGGTGCTTAGATGATCAGCAAGACTCCTTGAAGGAGCTTGATGTTGCACTATCCGAGATGAAGTCTAGTCCGCTTTTTCCACAG GGTCTTGAGCAGCTATCATCTACCACTCTTGGAAGAGCAAGGAAGTTTGTCCTAGAACACCTGATTCGAGCGCTACCTCTCAGAGAAGCACATTTAAGAGCTTTTATTACAGGAACTATCGAACTGGACCTTGATGACATTCATAGTACCGAAAGTGATCCCCTGAATATATATCTTGATGAGTTGATGCTAAAAAGCGCAATGTTGGACCCAGCGTCAAAAGGGATGTCTTCCATGCAGGAGTCAAGAACTTCATATCCAGAAGCTATACCCAATCTGGCATCTGGATGTGGATCTGATGGTAATCTTACGATGCTTACAATCCATGAGCTCATGAGAAGGCATTCATCAGTGATCTGcatgtcatcagttgaaacagGCTTGGATGTTCTGTCTAAGACCTTAGCCAAGAGCAACTGGAGTGAGATCGCTGATATGTTAGTCACAAAGAATTTAGAACCACCAGCAGCGCTAGT GGCTGAGGTACAAGTTATCGACCCTGACACATGGAATATGTGGAGAACCAAAAATATGTTGTATTTGCTGGATAAGAGGACTATAAGAGTAGTCTCTGGCGCCTCTATGATATTTTCTGCCCCTAGAGTTCAATGGTTGCAGGTGTTAGAACGACTAGATATATCAGGAGAAGGAAGTGATGACATATTTATTGAAACAGTT GAACTCTTGTTATTGGGGTGTACTGCTGACAGATGGAGTACATTGGTTGACCATTTTATGTCAATAAGTTATGAACCTCTTACCATCACAAGGATGTGCAATGAAGTGCACAACTTACTCTTGCGAAGATATCCAAACATAGATGCTGACAAGGAAGTATTGAATTCAAAG GAGAAAGGTATTCTTGGGCATCTGGATGTTCTGTTGAGCAGTCAAGTTCGTCAGTTATGGAAGCTATCACCTATTCTAGCAGCAATATCTATCCCTCCCTG GTCAGAGTTGTTCAAGTTGTATGTAAGTGAATTAGAGAGTCAGTTCAAAGAAGAATCTTTTGCAATCAG ATGGTGTAAAGACGGCAAGGAGCACAAAGATT GTGAGGTTGCTGAGAGAATTTGGTGCCTTTACATCTTTCACATCCAGGGCTCCCACAGAACGAATGAAGCTACTAGCAGTTGA